Proteins found in one Campylobacter canadensis genomic segment:
- a CDS encoding methyl-accepting chemotaxis protein gives MFFKKDKNINIDNKQDILSLYSKVSSLDFNLKDLNKIIDAKLVLAYSKPNVDVHLLSSKLKSLLPNNCVLLIASSAGVLCSMDNNIATKHFYANSEQGDEVAMMIFSSKMIEDCFVSTIDLGLNKNNVNERINYIEEQLKKIHFPFKISSANTIAYTLIDGLSASESFFMQAVYNAANIPCLFVGGSAGGKLDFKNTYIYNNQRVVQACAVSVYIKLSKNYHYGIFKSQNFNTTNKKFIVLQADVSKRSIKEFLDESNNRAINVIDALCNHFKCDISNLEKIMQNYSFGIKVNNEIYTRAIANIDYTNKIIYLYCDVASAEELILIQRTDFLQSTLKDYENFKRNKPEPLGAIFNDCILRRLHNIDNLQNMNYFNSFPTVGFSTFGELLGININETLTAVFFYKSEKEVSDYFKDTFVQRYSAFVAYFLSRQLKQMQLLNSINTTMLNQLKSSIPVISSVSQTLQGATNEFALVQNKLSQVGDNFNTFSNYLSKSLQDGSDSMNVEQDIEQLLKNIDNLTRIFEIISDVADQTNLLALNAAIEAARAGEFGRGFAVVADEVRNLAEKTQSSLKETKSAVMLVEQTVQNINHNIKATSKNMLDVNNATSNISNLIKDLVNDGNKIAQELSKKGKAGLELDKELEKIKVYEELIKLISK, from the coding sequence ATGTTTTTTAAAAAAGATAAAAATATAAACATAGATAATAAACAAGATATTTTAAGCTTGTATTCTAAAGTTTCTTCTTTAGATTTTAATTTAAAAGACCTTAATAAAATAATTGATGCAAAACTTGTTTTAGCTTATTCTAAACCTAATGTTGATGTACATTTATTAAGCTCAAAATTAAAATCTTTACTACCAAATAATTGTGTTTTATTAATTGCTTCTTCTGCTGGTGTTTTATGCTCTATGGATAACAACATTGCTACTAAGCATTTTTATGCAAATAGTGAGCAAGGCGATGAAGTTGCTATGATGATTTTTTCTAGCAAAATGATTGAAGATTGCTTTGTAAGCACAATAGATTTAGGATTAAATAAAAACAATGTAAATGAAAGAATAAACTATATTGAAGAGCAATTAAAAAAAATACATTTTCCATTTAAAATATCTTCTGCAAATACTATTGCATATACATTAATTGATGGGCTTAGTGCAAGTGAGAGCTTTTTTATGCAAGCAGTTTATAATGCAGCTAATATTCCTTGCTTATTTGTAGGTGGTTCTGCTGGCGGAAAGCTTGATTTTAAAAATACCTATATTTACAACAATCAAAGAGTGGTTCAAGCTTGTGCAGTTAGCGTTTATATTAAACTTAGTAAAAATTATCACTATGGAATTTTTAAATCACAAAATTTTAATACTACAAATAAAAAATTCATTGTTTTACAAGCAGATGTTTCAAAAAGAAGTATAAAAGAATTTTTAGATGAAAGCAATAATAGAGCAATAAATGTTATTGATGCTTTATGCAATCACTTTAAATGTGATATTTCTAATCTTGAAAAAATAATGCAAAATTATTCTTTTGGTATTAAAGTTAATAACGAAATTTACACAAGAGCGATTGCAAATATTGATTATACAAATAAAATTATATATTTATATTGCGATGTTGCTAGTGCTGAAGAATTAATTTTAATTCAAAGAACTGACTTTTTACAAAGCACATTAAAAGATTATGAAAACTTTAAAAGAAACAAACCAGAACCACTAGGAGCAATATTTAATGATTGCATTTTAAGAAGATTACACAATATTGATAATTTACAAAATATGAATTATTTTAATTCTTTTCCTACTGTTGGTTTTTCAACCTTTGGAGAACTTTTAGGAATTAATATCAATGAAACACTAACAGCAGTCTTTTTTTATAAAAGTGAAAAAGAAGTAAGCGATTATTTTAAAGATACTTTCGTGCAAAGATATAGTGCCTTTGTTGCATATTTTTTATCAAGGCAATTAAAGCAAATGCAACTACTAAATAGTATAAACACAACTATGTTAAACCAATTAAAATCATCTATTCCTGTTATTTCTAGTGTATCTCAAACACTGCAAGGCGCAACAAATGAATTTGCTTTAGTTCAAAACAAATTAAGTCAGGTTGGTGATAATTTTAATACTTTTTCAAATTATTTAAGCAAAAGCTTACAAGATGGTAGCGATAGTATGAATGTTGAGCAAGATATTGAACAACTGCTTAAAAATATTGATAATCTTACGAGAATTTTTGAAATTATTTCTGATGTTGCCGACCAAACTAATTTACTAGCCTTAAACGCAGCTATTGAAGCAGCTAGAGCTGGAGAATTTGGGCGTGGATTTGCTGTTGTGGCTGATGAGGTTAGAAATCTTGCTGAAAAAACACAAAGTTCTTTAAAAGAAACAAAAAGTGCTGTTATGTTGGTTGAACAAACTGTTCAAAATATTAACCATAACATAAAAGCAACTTCAAAAAATATGCTTGATGTAAATAACGCTACAAGCAATATTTCAAATCTAATTAAAGACCTAGTAAATGATGGGAATAAAATCGCACAAGAACTTAGCAAAAAAGGTAAAGCTGGACTTGAGTTAGATAAAGAGCTTGAAAAAATTAAAGTTTATGAAGAATTAATAAAATTAATAAGCAAATAA
- a CDS encoding PrpF domain-containing protein has protein sequence MKEFNCSVYRGGTSKALCFLERDLPEKSRWDDFLCEAMGGYTKQIDGMGGANSLTSKVAIISAADDCINYTFAQVAIDKNVVDYKSNCGNISSCVGPFAYDSGLIKDEMLFKDECDENHICLRIFNTNTKKYIKSRFKIKDNLFDEEGNHQIAGVPGSASKIEISFLNPEGSLGKGLLPTKKQIQTIQTSFGQIQISIIDAGAALVFIQARDVLKNMLYDEISQEELDKIEEIRSIASEILGLANRKEATYKNPAVPKAALVDFSYDYLDMNGQLITKHDSNVAIRMMSMQKPHQAIAITGTVCIAMASKLKDTLVYKHLKNCESNILKISHPSGIIECEVLDNEVKITRTARRLMKGFIYTKSNFIRAIL, from the coding sequence ATGAAAGAATTTAATTGTAGCGTGTATAGAGGTGGTACTTCAAAGGCCTTATGCTTTTTAGAAAGAGATTTGCCTGAAAAATCAAGATGGGATGATTTTTTATGTGAAGCAATGGGCGGATATACAAAACAAATTGATGGAATGGGTGGAGCAAATTCGCTTACTTCAAAAGTAGCCATAATTAGCGCTGCAGATGATTGTATAAATTATACTTTTGCACAAGTTGCAATTGATAAAAATGTAGTAGATTACAAAAGCAATTGTGGCAATATCTCATCTTGCGTTGGACCTTTTGCTTACGATAGCGGTTTAATAAAAGATGAAATGCTTTTTAAAGATGAATGCGATGAAAATCATATTTGCCTTAGAATTTTTAATACAAATACGAAAAAATACATTAAGTCTCGTTTTAAAATCAAAGATAATCTTTTTGATGAAGAAGGAAATCATCAAATAGCAGGCGTACCAGGAAGTGCTAGTAAAATAGAAATATCTTTTTTAAACCCTGAAGGCTCATTAGGTAAAGGTTTATTACCTACTAAAAAACAAATTCAAACAATACAAACTTCATTTGGTCAAATACAAATTAGCATAATTGATGCTGGGGCTGCACTTGTATTTATCCAAGCAAGAGATGTCTTAAAAAATATGCTTTATGATGAAATTTCTCAAGAAGAATTAGATAAAATTGAAGAAATACGCTCAATTGCAAGTGAAATTTTAGGCTTAGCAAACCGCAAAGAAGCAACTTATAAAAATCCTGCTGTACCAAAAGCAGCCTTAGTTGATTTTTCTTATGATTATTTAGATATGAACGGGCAATTAATAACAAAACACGATAGTAATGTAGCAATAAGAATGATGAGTATGCAAAAGCCCCATCAAGCAATAGCTATTACTGGCACAGTGTGCATTGCAATGGCTAGCAAATTAAAAGATACTTTAGTTTATAAACATCTAAAAAATTGCGAGTCAAATATTTTAAAAATATCTCATCCAAGCGGAATTATTGAATGTGAAGTTTTAGATAATGAAGTAAAAATAACAAGAACGGCAAGAAGATTAATGAAAGGCTTTATTTATACAAAAAGTAATTTTATAAGGGCTATATTATGA
- a CDS encoding SLC13 family permease, with protein MDIFLALLGFIGLGLIVYLLLKEYTSPALAFISVSLICACILLLMQKLGFNVGESLGVKGGEFNLKILKTLIKDGVKSVSDTAALFVFSILFFSVLNASGFFTRIINFLLSKMSANVYKVTILTVFIASLVHLDGSGAATFLIVVPALLPIYERLNMKASSLLLICAASMGIMNVLPWGGPTLRAASNIQMEANTLYFMLYPIQIIGLILALALAIIIARIEIKRGAGNVNLDNINLSVKESEFENNKFFFANMFILFFVIGLLISGALPSYVCFMVGLCIILPLNYPNLKIAKKVLDSSSSSAIMMYITLLGAGILIGIFEKSGIMNKMGALILNYLPSYMGAYIPMMVGILAVPMAIIFCTDSYFYGVMPIVLSVTKAFGIEPSVIAIIMVVARNCATFISPVVPATLLGCGLANVSIKEHIKTSFFYIWGISIICLVFAKFINII; from the coding sequence ATGGATATCTTTTTAGCCTTGCTAGGCTTTATTGGTTTAGGACTTATTGTGTATTTGCTTTTAAAAGAATACACAAGCCCTGCATTAGCTTTTATTAGCGTTAGTCTTATTTGTGCTTGTATTTTATTGCTTATGCAAAAACTTGGTTTTAATGTAGGCGAAAGTTTGGGTGTAAAGGGTGGGGAATTTAATTTAAAAATATTAAAAACTCTTATAAAAGATGGGGTAAAAAGCGTTAGCGATACGGCAGCTTTATTTGTTTTTTCAATATTGTTTTTTTCTGTTTTAAATGCGAGTGGTTTTTTTACAAGGATTATTAATTTTTTACTTTCTAAAATGAGTGCAAATGTTTATAAAGTAACAATATTAACAGTTTTTATAGCAAGTTTAGTGCATTTAGATGGAAGTGGAGCGGCCACATTTTTAATTGTAGTTCCTGCATTATTACCTATTTATGAAAGATTAAATATGAAAGCTTCATCTTTATTGTTAATTTGTGCTGCTTCAATGGGTATTATGAATGTTTTGCCATGGGGCGGACCTACGCTAAGAGCAGCAAGTAATATTCAAATGGAAGCAAATACTCTTTATTTTATGCTTTATCCTATTCAAATTATTGGACTTATTTTAGCACTAGCATTAGCAATAATCATTGCAAGGATTGAGATTAAAAGAGGCGCAGGAAATGTTAATTTAGATAATATAAATCTAAGCGTAAAAGAAAGTGAATTTGAAAACAATAAATTCTTTTTTGCAAATATGTTTATTTTATTTTTTGTTATTGGACTTTTAATTAGTGGAGCTTTACCAAGTTATGTGTGTTTTATGGTTGGGCTTTGCATTATTTTACCACTTAATTATCCTAATTTAAAAATAGCAAAAAAAGTTTTAGATTCATCAAGTTCTAGTGCTATTATGATGTATATTACCTTGCTTGGAGCGGGGATTTTAATAGGAATTTTTGAAAAAAGTGGCATTATGAATAAAATGGGCGCTTTAATACTTAATTATCTACCATCTTATATGGGTGCTTACATTCCTATGATGGTTGGTATTTTGGCTGTACCTATGGCGATTATTTTTTGTACAGATTCTTATTTTTATGGCGTAATGCCTATCGTTTTAAGCGTTACAAAGGCTTTTGGTATTGAGCCTAGCGTTATTGCTATAATAATGGTTGTTGCTAGAAATTGTGCTACTTTTATAAGTCCTGTTGTACCTGCAACCTTGCTTGGTTGTGGCTTGGCAAATGTTAGCATTAAAGAGCATATTAAAACTAGCTTTTTTTATATTTGGGGAATTAGTATTATTTGTTTAGTTTTTGCAAAATTTATT
- a CDS encoding DASS family sodium-coupled anion symporter has product MNIKYTRLFIILIIASILYLFPVLTIDANYVKGSNTLSIQAYHTAVFFISVIACIIAGVMPIGAIGLISIALFALINPTNVASSKESIKLALSNINNSTIWLIVVAYLIARGFLKTGLGKRIALYMIKIFGKSPIGLAYGLMFSDLIIAPGTPSNTARCGGIVYPIANSLARQYESTPENNPKKLGTYLMSFIGNSNDLTANLFVTASSINLVVIGLAAGITGHHISWLEWFKAASVPTIIGLILLPFVVYVLAKPELKKTPLASQYAKEELIKLGKITKDELILCATMIFLLILWIFGKSLGVDATTTALLGLSILLLTKVLSWDDVKKESSAYDTLIWFAALLMLAAQVKNTGFVDYLGFCISSVLKESLTGVHWSVILIILNAIFIYIHYFFASGNAKVLATYSVFLTVAISLNVPPLAAAFMFAFSCHLSCSLTQYTHAKAPILYGSGYVPTATWWKVGFFVSLINQIIFASAGLLWLKFLGIY; this is encoded by the coding sequence ATGAATATTAAATATACAAGATTATTCATCATACTAATAATAGCAAGTATTTTATACTTATTTCCTGTGCTAACAATAGATGCAAATTATGTTAAAGGTTCAAATACTTTAAGTATTCAAGCTTATCACACAGCAGTATTTTTTATTAGTGTTATTGCTTGTATTATTGCTGGTGTTATGCCAATTGGCGCTATTGGGCTTATTAGTATTGCCTTATTTGCGTTAATAAATCCAACCAATGTTGCAAGTTCAAAAGAAAGTATAAAATTAGCTTTATCAAATATAAATAACTCTACTATTTGGTTAATTGTTGTTGCTTATTTAATAGCTAGAGGCTTTTTAAAAACAGGACTTGGCAAAAGAATTGCTTTGTATATGATAAAAATCTTTGGAAAAAGCCCAATAGGACTTGCTTATGGACTTATGTTTAGTGATTTAATAATAGCACCTGGAACACCATCAAACACAGCAAGATGCGGTGGTATTGTGTATCCTATTGCAAATTCTTTAGCAAGACAATACGAAAGTACACCTGAAAATAACCCTAAAAAATTAGGTACTTATCTTATGAGTTTTATTGGTAATTCAAACGACCTAACGGCGAATTTGTTTGTTACAGCAAGCAGTATTAACTTAGTTGTAATAGGACTTGCAGCTGGAATTACAGGGCATCATATTTCTTGGCTTGAGTGGTTTAAAGCAGCTAGTGTTCCAACTATTATTGGGCTTATTTTATTACCTTTTGTTGTATATGTGTTAGCAAAACCAGAACTTAAAAAAACTCCACTAGCTTCTCAATATGCAAAAGAAGAATTAATAAAATTAGGAAAAATTACAAAAGATGAATTAATTTTATGCGCTACTATGATTTTTTTATTAATACTTTGGATTTTTGGAAAAAGCTTGGGTGTAGATGCTACTACAACGGCATTATTAGGGCTTAGTATATTATTATTAACTAAGGTTTTAAGCTGGGATGATGTAAAAAAAGAAAGCAGTGCTTATGATACATTAATTTGGTTTGCAGCCTTATTAATGCTAGCAGCGCAAGTAAAAAATACAGGTTTTGTTGATTATCTTGGTTTTTGTATTAGTTCTGTTTTAAAAGAATCATTAACTGGGGTACATTGGAGTGTGATTTTAATTATTTTAAATGCTATTTTTATTTATATTCACTACTTTTTTGCTAGTGGAAATGCTAAAGTTTTAGCAACTTATAGCGTGTTTTTAACGGTTGCAATATCTTTAAATGTACCACCTTTAGCAGCTGCATTTATGTTTGCATTTTCTTGTCATTTATCTTGTTCGCTAACTCAATACACTCACGCAAAAGCTCCTATTTTGTATGGTTCTGGATATGTTCCTACTGCAACTTGGTGGAAGGTTGGTTTTTTTGTAAGTTTAATAAATCAAATCATCTTTGCAAGTGCTGGACTTTTATGGCTTAAATTTCTTGGAATTTATTAA